The Rhineura floridana isolate rRhiFlo1 chromosome 14, rRhiFlo1.hap2, whole genome shotgun sequence genomic sequence CAGAGTTTGTGGCTTGTGATGCTTAATGAGTCATTTCAGACTTGCCAGCTTTTAAGTGCCCTATACAGCAATTAAATATGAACACACTTAATGATCCCCTGACCACATATAAAAAAACAACATGTAAAATATGTAAGATTATCAAAAGAGATAATTTgaaatggactgtgaaaaagacaaataattggttgtcagaacaaattaaaccggaactgtcactagaagctaaaattatgaaactgaggttatcacactttggacacatcatcagaagacatgatccactagaaaagacaataatgctgggacaaacataagggagtaaaaaaagaggaaggccacacaagagatggattgattccataaaggaagccacagacctgaacttaagatctgaacagggtggttcacgacagacgctgttggaggttgctgattcatagggactccataagtcgtagttgacttgaaggcacataacaagaatcAAAAGAGAGAAAATCAGAGAGCAAGCATAGATTCTGTAAGTGAAATTGTAATATTTAGTCTTTGCAACTTGCTTAGTAATTAAAAAGGTAGAGCCCTCTGATGAAATTATCAATAGAGCCTCTGACAATTGCCTTGAGAAGGATTGTGTAATGGGATATATCAGTTTTTCTTCCCCCTAAGAACAGATAACACTGGTTGTCCCACTTGGTTATTACAAAGGCAGTCTATTTTCAGGAACTTTGTTACATCTGACGTCAAGGTTTTGAGGGGTAAGGCATTAAAGTGTACCAAAGAAAAGGCTTCCCTGTATTTAGGAAAAGGTAGATAGTCAAAATGAGGCATCCCATTCCTGGAGCTGgaaaggtgggtgggtggaaaccAGGCCCTACTCTGCCCTATATAGCACTTGTAGGTCAATCTCAGTTAGTCTCTGTTTGACAACGTGCTTGGGTTGCTCAGGTTATAAATGACAAGATGGAGAAAGCTCAGCTGAGACAACTTTTTGCAGCAATTCCTTTAGCCAGGCAGACTTATAAAACATTTTGTTGCTTGCAACACaacaatgaggactgagcaaaaAGCAGCAACAAAGCAAAAGTGAATGGAGTATATTCAAGCCAGGCAGCTCTACAAATTGAGACTCAAGCATCCAAATTAAGAGCAGCACATCTAGGCATCCCAAATGAAAGAAATGAATTCCTCCTACAGAAGATGATCACTGAGATATATCTCCCACCCTTTGTAGAAAAGAAATTACTAATGGCACTTGCACTCTGCTCTGGCACTTGCCCATTACCCCTGGATTGGGTCCTGCATAAGAGATTTGGTGAAACCAAATTCCCATCCAAGTTATGCTTTTCTAAGACCCAAGCATATCTAACCTTTGATTTTGAATGATGGATGGTTTAAGAATTCGTCAATTAAAATAGACTTCATGTTATGTAGGATCTTAGCCAGCACATAATCACAAGCCTTTTCCCCCTTTGTTAGTTTGAGAGGAGAGTAATTTCTCCTACCTGTGGTTGACAACACAGATTGTAAAGGAAACTTCCCAACAGGCAGGGCTCAGAACTCTGTTTCCTTCTCCCACTTTTCTAACTGTTGGAGTATGTCCACTGTTCGCATTCTCCAGTCTCTTTATACCAGTGCCCTAACCTTTTTGGAcctgtggccacatttggaaatctaagaaactgtcctGGGcatcacaaaatacccatttcatagAAGAAACACAGGTGGTGCTCAGAGCTctgtcaccccccccccaagcaaataAAGCATGGACAAAAAACAGGCCACCTCACCCACAAATAGCCAAAACCTCACAGTTTTCACCAAATGGGAGGGGCAAGGAGCTTTGGTGGGTGTGAGGAGACTGTGGTGCCCATCGGTGCACATTGGGGACTTTATACCTTTCCCAGATCTTCACAAATCACCTATTTAACAACCTTGTGCTACtttattccccccaccccctttgcTTAAAACTGGCCACCTGATCCTTCACCTTGGCCCGCTTAGTTAAGGCTGGATCTCCACCTGTTCTTTAAACCTAAAATGGTTTTAAATTGACATGACTGCTAGCTTATCTGCTTTGAGGTCATAACAATGTTTGTTGGCATGATACCTAAACAGCCTTAAGGTGAgttttatcgtttgtattgtacTTGTGTCCTTAAAGAACAGGTAAATATTTTTGTTGCAACCTCAGTAGAAACTTTGTCAATAGCCAACGTGTTCAATCTGTAATTATGTGCCTGCAAGTTCTGTCTCCTGGTGGTAGAACAGTGTTTGCCATGTTGTCATCTGAGATGCCAGAGGCTGCTGCTGAGAGCAGGATATTGGGCTAGATCAACCttagccaacctggtgtcctccagatggtttgggctacaactcccatcagccctagccagcatggctgttgGCCCCGTTTcatatggctgtgctggctgcggctgatggtcTGGAACATCTGGGGAGCACCAGGTGGATGAAGAGTTGTCCAGATGGACCTGCTTTGGCCTGAACTAGCAGGGGTCTTACTAAGTTCTTACCGTTAAGTTGCAACTGGCAATTCAAGGGCAAATCATTAATTGAAAGAGTGTTTCAGTATAAGGAGATAATAAGTGAAtgaaaagcacattaaaacacaTATAAAGTGTGCTGGCGGAAGACAAATATAGCAAGTGAAGCACCAAAAAGGATCAGCAGGATGTGCAATCTGTCCGGTGTACCACAAAAGGCACAAAAGGTAAGAGATGCAAGATTCAGAAGACTATCAGGAAACAGCTCTTCAGCAGTCTGTGGGCACATGCACACGTATCAGTATTAGCATTTAGAGAGGACTATGGAGATCCAGCGCATGGAAGAGTAAATTACAGTGAAATCCAATCTCCAGCACATTTAACCTCACAGTCATTAGCAAAGATGGAAGTCTCTGCCATAGTCTCCAGACTTGCTAAACCAAAGCGTACTAATAGCCCCTAAGCAATAAATGTCACTCTTCACTGAAAGAGGCTTAGGGTATTTAACCCCTCACCCAAGCAAGCATCAGAAAGGGGAGGACAACCATCACCTGGCCCCCACCCATCCATAACCACAACTGGTTTGTTTACTTAATTGAAAAGGAAGAAAGCTGAGCAAAGCTTTTCCAAATTTAACAGATGTGCAGCCCTTTGTAAACAGTGCAAATAGGGTCTATTATCTTAACGACATTGCTGTAAGATTGTGGGCGTCTGCCTTTCTTGGTTTGAAATGAATACAGACACTCAAGATGTCAGGTATCCTAGCAATGCAGCTTTATATCAAAGCTGTGTCTTCTTGTCTTGGATGTAATCCCATCCTTCCCAAGAAAGCAGATTTAATTGATGCATATTATGTGTAGCagagtatttattatttttttaaccgGGGTTGGCAAACTGGTTTTGTTTGTTAGAATCTCACAcaacttttgccaacctggtgccctccagatgttttggactacaactcccaccaactccaggcagccccaggctggtgaaggctgcactgaaccaagctgaaTATGAGAACCTCAAACCCTCCAAATGGCAAAAAGAAGCAGAGAAAGTCAGACATCCTGAATGGAGCTGGATCCAAGCCAAACTGAGgagtgttgtagttcaaaacatctacaggacaccaggctggcaaaCGCTGCTACACGGCATCTGGCAAAATCTGTGCTGTTACCAACAATGAGCTGCTTTTTGTTGGCTGTTGTGGTTTTCAGAGGCACTTGAGGGGAACAGGAGCTCTTGTACTTGGCAAGACTTCTGCTCAGCAACAGCCTGGAGCTTGCTCACTGATCTGCCCGTTGGTCACAGTGTCCTGGGCAGGCCTAACGTATTCTGCATTCTCCTGCTCCTGCAGAATGGATAACACAGATTGAAACACACACATGTTTCGAGGTGGCTGAATCTAGATCCCACAGAAATCCCTTATCAGTGAGCAAAGTCATTTCAGAATCTCTGCAGATTTGGCACAGTTGTCTTGTCTGAACAATACAACGCTAACAGGATTAGGGCTGGGCAAGGAGGCGGCAGAGTTGAATGTGAGAATTTTGTCTGTTGGAAAGTCTCAAGGCTCGTATAACCATCTTTGCCAGAGCACAGAAATTCAGAGCAAACATTTAATGTGGCAGAATGCACTTTTACTTGTTGGGTCAAGGTTGCACCTGCCACCTGGATATTCTAAGAATTTCATGGTTAAGTGAGGATTTGAAACCAGCTCTCTGGGAGCCACACTGGCACTCTCTTTGTCCCCCAAAATGTGGGCTGGGATACACACGGTGTGAAAAGgatctctggtaacctctaggttggaaTACTGCAATGTGTCAtatgcggggctgcctttgaagacagtttggaaattgcagctagtgcagaattcagagcCAGGAAGTAGGAAGATTGATCACATAAGACTAATTCTGGCCTGACTGTATTGGCTTCCAGTTAGTTTCTGGGGTGCTGGATTTGACCTACAAactttatgcagctcaggaccccagtacctTATGGACCACCTCTCctcatatgaacctacctgtacttATTTGCATTTGTCACCTGAGGCCCTTTCTGTGTGCCAtccaagggaggtgcagagggtgacCACACAAGAtcagccttctctgtggtggttccCCAACTGGAATGCTCTCCCGTAGGAGATGCACCTAGCTTCACCACTAGCAACCTTTAGGCTCCAGGTGTTGACGTTCCTATTCACCCAGACATTTTGCTCTTAACTGGGGCTCACCTCTAAGTTGGGTGGGGTGGAATGTGCCCTTTTTATGTTACtgcaggatgagcacttttagttaaTGTTATTTTACCTTCTGATGTATTTCAAATTTGGTAttgtatactttttttaaaaaaaggtaagtcGCTCGATTCAGACAAATGTTTTGTGGTAAGcagcaaatataataaataataatctaagGCCTGTAGTTGATCGCAAACTGAACAAGAGTCAGATGTATGATGAGGTTGCAAAAAAAGCCTAAGGAGATTTAGAGGAGAGAGCGATGCTGACTCTGCTGAAACACCAGCAGCTTTTGGCTCCTCCTTTCCTTGAACccttttgttcattttatttataacatttatatcccaccttttctccaaggagctcaaggtggcatacaaacacagttttccctctttccattttgtcctcacaaccgaggtcccccagtgagcttcatgacccagtggggatttgaaggtGGGTCCTCCGGATCTCAGagcagcactctaaccactacgccacgctGCTTCACTGCCCCGCTTTCTACTCCAGCGGCCATCCTGAGCATCCTGTAGCAAAGAAAGAGCGCCTGTGGCCGGtttcttcccttttccttttgtgtcgcgACTGTAAGCCTGAAGGCAGCGGCTGCTTTGATATTTGTAAATCGCTCCGGCGGCATGTTTTGCGCcgaagagtgagtgagtgagtaaatGAATGGAAAGGCGCGCCCGGGCGGTCCTCTGCAGAAATCCTACTCTCACCCCCGTTGCCGTCCTGGCTCGCAAACGGCGGCAGCTGCCAGGAGCCGCGCGGTGGgcgggaaagggagaggagaaccGGAAGTTGGTCCCCCGCGTGCGAGTCGCACCCTTTTAGAAGTTCTGTGCTCTCGGAGGCGGGGACAGGGAGGAAGCCCCGCCCCTTGCGCCGCGTCGGCGGCCTGCTGCCTTAGCCCCTCCCCACTCCCGGCATGCCCCGCGCGACTTCCTCCGTCTGCCCCCTCCGCGCGCCAGACTGGCCTAAGCGAGCgagcaagatggcggccgaggcggATTCCTGGGGTGAGTCCGGCCGTCCCGCCCGCCTCCCCCGCCCCTCCGCGCCGGGCCCGTCCTCTGACGccgccctctctcccccccctctctccccgcCACAGACGCGGACACCTTCGAGGCCGAGGCCGAGGCGGACCCTCTGGCCGGGCGCCTCCTGCCCACGCCGGCTGTGGGGGCCGCGGACCGGTGGGCCGGCGAGGACGAGGACGACGACGTCAAGGTGGGCAGCCGCGCAGGGCCGGCGGCGCGCTCCCCTCCCCGTGGCAGGCCCGGTCCCCTCCCCGTGGCAGGCCCGGTCGCCATGGAGACTCCGGGGGGGTCTCCGTCGAAGGGGCTGCCAGCTGGCCGGggaccccctcctccttcccgcaTGTCGGGCTGGGCCTCCCTCGCGGGGCTGTCGCCGCCGCCGCTTCTCCTTCGCGTGGGGCTTTGGGGGCGGCTGGAGGGTTATTGACAGCGCAGGCGGAGGGCGGAGGCCGCGCGGCCGCTTCCGCTCCTGCCATGTGGCGGCCAGCCTGGCAGCCCAACAGGTGCCGGGCTCCCTCGCTCCCCTTCGGGCCCTCTTgagcgcggcggcggcggcccgaAGACCTTCTCCCGCTGGCTGGCGGCGGGCGCTTCTCCAGCTCGGGCTCGCCGAGGTCGGCCTCCGCCTGTTTTTCCCAGGCAGGGCTTGGCCCTGCAGGTGATGGCCCCGGCGCGGCCCACCTGCCTGTGCGCCCCTGCGGAGCGGAGGCGGCGGCTGGTCTCCCGGGCCAGAACGGGCGGCGACTTTATCGGAGGGGGCACCCCTCAGCATTAGCGCTGTTAGAAGTGTCCTTACGACCCACCCTGCACGGTGAGAGCCCGAGGCGGGCGACAGCCGTTTAACATCCGACGTTGGGAACACGGTAGTAACTTAGCCCCTGgaatgggcggggggggggggtcctgaCGGCGCGTCCCTCAGGTGCCACAGGCCAGGGCAGAGTGCCTTTTGGCCCCAGAGAGGTCGTGcgccagcctggctgcttctcCTGGCCCAGCCTATTATTCTCCCTGGCAGGTTCCTTGGGCCAGGATGGGGTGCCTCGGTGTCCACTCACTAGATATTTTGGCgagagtgggggaggagaggagccaCCCCGGGGTCAGGTCAAGTGAAACAGGTGGGCAGTTAGGAATTATAGTTAGGGGAACCTTCCTCCTGAACAAGGTTGGCCCTGAAAACTTGAATTTTTTTCCCCCAAGTTTGAGATGCACTGGGATACTCTTTCAGGTTTTTGTACTTTAAGGAGAGGAATGATGCAAAAGTTCTTTATGACTTCTGCAGATTTCCTCTTGAAAGGAGAAGAAGCAAAGTCATGCTGTAAAACTTGCTCGGCAAGGGTCCCTTTCTGTGAGTGGCTGGGTGGGAAGTAGGGGGAATGTGCAGTGTTTGAGAGGACTGTTGACTCAAAGAGCTTAATAGAttgtggctgtggctccaccacaAAATTCTTAATGACAGGAGGGTTTCTGATGCATTATTCTGTTAAAACAACCGGGAACGTCATGCAGTAAAATtgtccatctctgtcatcttggGGTACAAGTGCCTTCAAATTTTTCTGCTTTGATGGGAGCAGAGTATACATTAATAACTGTGTTGGTGGTTCATGACTGAGTCTCTTCTGCTGTGGTAGCTGGCTTTCTCAGCTTTGTCTGGCGCAACTACCTTGCCAGATTATTTCAGAATGAGGACATAGTTTATTTCTACAGCGATCATAATATTCTCGGAGTTTGAGTAGCTATCGTCAGTTGCTGgatttatgccttggttttctgtGGCTACAGTAGTGTAGTGTCAAGAGAGCAAATGGACTTGGGGATGGCCTTTGGTTTGCCATGTGCTCAGCTCCACCCTTATCAGTCCTGTCAAAGTTTGTCAAGCAAGATGGAGGGTGTGGCTGTTTGCCCAGCTGCTACTGAGATGCTAAACTATAGCAGCAGAGTGGCCAGTCCCTAGAATAGGGTTAGGTACATCCAGTTTACTCTagaactttgcttctgctgatgtGGGAGATGAGCAACTGCCTGATCTGAGCGATATAAGCTTTGTGGGTAAAAATAGCCGTGCTCTGTTTCATGGGCATGTATTTCAAATATCAGTTGACACATGTATATTTTGTAAGAGAAGCACTTTGCAAAAGGTAAGTTGGTCCCTACCCAGAGAGAGTTTTTCAAGGGTACAGAGAGGAGTAACATCTGCTAATGAATGCTGTTGATTATGGGTTCTTGGTGGTGTAAATAGCCACACCTTTGCCTGCCTGCAGCAGATGAGAACTTCCAGACAGAGAAGCTGGTTCTTCTTGTAGGCTGCAACTGACTAGCCATAGTGTGGGTGTGCGCGTGTGAGGGCAGGTGATCTAGCAGTGCGAAGAGGAAAGGTGCTCTGCCAAGGCACGGTATTGGAGGTTCATCTCCAGGCAGAACTCCTGTGACCTCCCCTTTCCATGCCTTGTCTTCGGTGGTTTCACTTACGCATGTAATTAAAGTATGTTTCTTGGAGTTAGTAATTTAAGCCTGAAGCTTTGTTGTAAATTTTCAAGGCAGGAAGCACCTTTGTCCTGTAGAGTCTCTGCAAGATGCCGGCTTGCAGCAGTTGGAGTTTCTCAAGGATGCTGATACTTTTGGTAAAAATAGCTGGAGCAGCTGATGTCTGGCTTTAACATTCACACTGATGCCTCTTTCCTGGAGAAGTgtctttgttttgtattccttgGAAAACAATGTTGAGTGAATCCCAAGTGAGCCATAAAGGAAGCTAGAGGCTGATTGAGCAGGGCCTTAGTTTAGTCTCACCTCAGTCCCAGGGTGGAAGCAACAAAGTAGAATTAAATAGTCAACTTCAATTTCAAAGAGTGTATTGAATTATTTTGTATGAGGAACCAGAGCGTTAGAGCCAGGCCACAGCACTGCCAGGGGTGAATGCTGATAACTGGTCCTGCTTGCTTTTTTTTCTCTAGGATAATTGGGatgatgaggaagaggaagaagaaaaggaggcaGAGGTAAAGACAGGTGAGAAATGATGGCAGGGGTGAGGATTTGGGCCCCTTTGTGGAGCAGGAGAGGCCTGGTTGTGGCTTGGGCAACTTGGTGTGTTTCTCCTGCAGATGGGTTTGGATGCCTGTGGATTGGATGTGGCTTGGCAGAGGTCTTGTTCTGAATCCTTagtgcttaaaaataaataaaaattgttgtGCACTGTTCACAGAACCCAAAGTTTCAGAAAAGAAGAAAATAGCAGAAAAaataaaagagagggaaaaactgcagaagaaaaagcaagaggagattaAAAAAAGGGTAAGGCATTTCTGAGATAGGTGTAGCACTCCTGCTTCTTTGCGCACCAAGGGAAACTCGGTGCCTTGGTTTAATTTTGCCATTCAGGAGCAAGCCCCAGGAGCCGCCTCTTAAGAACAAGGGTGTCAAAGCGTTTGGGAGTGGGAACCGCTTTGTCTAGTTTCCAAAGGCCAGCTTTGTCCAAATAGTGAGCTCTTTGTCTGGATGTTCTGGCTTTGGACAGTGTTGTCACAGTGAGCTTCTCCAGTTGTTTTAGATTTGAGTGGATTGCCACGTGTGTAGCTGTCCCACGTCAGTCAGCTGCTTGTACATAGACCACTGGTTGAGGTTAGCTCAGGGAGGAACCTTCCAACTCCGTGAGTGGACATTACTCCTCTAGGGGATGATCTCGCTGCTGGAGTTTGGGTTGTTCTATCTGACTGGCAGTCcagtaaatataataaaaagtacATGTAAACTGTAATTGCAAAAAAAGAATTAAGTTAAATCTTAGTTTTACTGGAGAATTACTATCTATATATAATGGAATAAAGGAAGAGTTATATCTGTTTGTTTGTGAAACTTTTGCATGCTCAGCTCAGTGGTGGAAATTCTTTCAGAAGACATGTTTGTGTAAGGACATCAGGGAAAGATGTAAAATATCCCCCCATTGTTTATTCATCTGTATACATTTGAAGCTTGTAAAACCTGTGTTGCCTTTTATCTTAGTTTAGCGTTGATTAGGAGTTGCTGCATAATGATCCTGATTTTTGTACCTTTTTTAAGTTAGAGGAATCAGAAGAGTCTAATGAACTTGCACCAGAAGAACAGCTAGCAGACAAACTACGGCTGCAGAAATTGCAAGAAGAGGCAGACCTTGAATTAGCAAAAGAAACCTTCGGTAAGTGTGACGGTGTTGGACTCTAGGCAAGACCCTGCTGTGGTGGCATGATTAGAAGTACAAGTGTATCTACTGCTTGTCACATTCTGGGGAATCAGAGAGCATAATATTTGACAACAGAAGTGAAAGGGAGACGATGACCCATGCTCCTTCAGAGTGACCCACAAATATAAGCTCTAATTCTTTGGCCAACTAGTTGCTCTTACTGCTTCCCTGCCTTTCTACAGGCGTAAACAACACATTTGGAATAGATGCCATGAATCCATCTTCAAAAGATGACTTCACGGAGTTCGGGAAATTGTTAAAAGAGAAAATAACACAGTATGAGAAATCCCTGTATTATGCTGGCTTTTTGGAAACGTTAGTTCGAGATGTATGTATTTCATGTAAGTATGTATTTCATAGAATGGCATTATTTGTACTCTGCTCCTCTTatgtgtgaagataaaatggtaaTCCATTGTGAGAAGCTGGGTTGACAGATGGGGTTGAGCTAATGCTCTGAAGTCCGCACCATGCCTCCTGCGCACTATTCTGAGACTGTTACAaactgcagaactttgcactttttCATCTGTGGTCAGCTCGTTTTCCTTCTGCTTCCCTTTTACTCTGTTTTGCCGAACATTCAACAGAAACTTGAAACCTTTGCTCACTCCTTGTGACATTCTAGTGAGTCCCAATCAAGATATTTCCCTGCTGTGGCTtggggatttttttctttaatggaCCACCTGCAATACTTGCTATGATTGGGGTGTCGCCATAGGCCCTTTGCTCTCCAGATATCACAGCACCAGGGAGACCTGACCTGGACCACAGATTTTCTTTCAGAGCTCACATGAGACAGCGTGAGCAACTGTTAACTTCATGTTCTCTCTTTCCCCTTATAAACAGTAGCTGGAAAGGAAGAGCCACCTTTACCTGGAATTGGACAGTAACCCAGGCGTAGTCTACCCTGCTTGGTAGACGTTCTTCATATTCTGTGGCAGGTCTTTCTCAGCTCTGCAGTTTGTAACCTGGAGGTGGCAGTGGCTGAACCTGAGGCCGCCTTCTGAATGCGTAAATTCATCTAAACATACACTCTTTGCTAGTAGGCTGTAGCTCTTCCCTTAGCTTCCTTTCCATTCAGCTTGAAGCATTTTTCTAAAAGTGGTTTTCTGTGGAGCTCTGAAATGACACACTTATTTTGTAAACAGGAAATCTGTATTTGGTTTTAGTAAACAAACTGGGATCCAGTCATTCCTTTGAGCATTTGAAGGGTTAATGCAAAATATGTTATGGAAAACCATCTAAATGACCTTCCCTACTGTGCTTTTATTTCCAATTTAGTGGAAGTTGATGACTTGAAAAAGGTCACAAATTCCTTGACAGTGCTATGCAGCGAGAAGCAAAAACAAGAGAAGGTGGGTCTTGGATATATTTTCTGTTAGAGTCAATCCTGAAAATGGGTGTCCTCTAAATTATTCTGGACTTCTTTAGGTGTTAATAGTGCCTTTGCTGATTACTTTTTCCTTAAACCTGGCACGTGTGTATCCcagcccttccccaacctggcatccttcagatgttttggactaagtGCCCCCTCAGCCCTAGTCAGGCTGACCATTGGTCAGGATttatgggagctgcagtcgaAAACATCTGGAGCGTGCCAGTTTGGGAGAAATTCCTCTAAACCAAATGGAGGTACCAATGGTAGATTTCTGTGCCATCTCCCTTGCTCTTACTATGCACACTTTGGAGATTGCAGGGCTAACATGTTAAATTTCCCAATTCTGGTTGCCTGATTTAATGCATACAACTTCCTGATAAAAAACAATGCCCAAATTATCAAGGGATGAGAGAATATTCTGTATTTCAGTGCAGAATAAATGTTCCCTCCGTCTCCATGAAAGAAATGTCAGGTGGCGGCCTTTCTGTTCTTCCTTTGTATTCTGTTTACGTTGTCTAACCAGGGTTGGGAGGATGGGGACGACCAGGCTTCGTGTATCCCTTTCTGAACCAGGGCTTCTTCTGTCTTTCCTCCAGCAAAGTAAagccaaaaagaagaaaaaaggagtGGTGCCTGGAGGAGGTTTAAAAGCGACTATGAAAGACGACCTGGCAGACTATGGTGGTTATGATGGGGGCTACGTACAAGACTTTGAAGACTTCATGTGATGTTTCTCCTCCCGTCTGTGTCTTTCTGTTGCCCATAATCCCTTAAATGTGTAGCACAACTTCTTTCCTTTAAATCCTGCCAAATGCTACAATCAAAAAGTATCTTTGTGCTGTTGGGTCAGCCTGTCGACGACACTCGCTGCTAAAGCGTTGGGTGCCCATCTTTGAGGCCATGGGAGTAAAATTATGAGGCTCAATTGCTTATTCAATCATAGGAAATAATGGGACTTTGTTAATGTTTTACTTcatagcagcagaagcagcaccgAATTGGGAATTAATTTCAACAAGGCCAAAATTGTATTATTACCAGCAGAGTTTAGTCATAACAGCCTTAACTGTCTCTCTTCCACTGACTACCCAGGCAAcaaaagcagtttgcagctaggGGCATGGTGTGTATTTAGTATTAAAAATGGCTTTTAGCTATTAAATTAGAGCTTGAGGTGTTTCATTAAATTGGCAAATGGCCTGAGGGGGGATTCTGCACTTGGAATGCATCTATGAAATTCCCAACTTCAGAGCTTGAAAGCAGCAAATGATCCCTTTCTTTGGGTCAGAACACACGCTGGTTCTGTTGCATTGGGGGGGAAACTTGTGGCTCAAGTCTAAGCAGTTTAGTTTATACACTTTTTTCTGACTCTTTGGGAGAATTCTTTATCGCCAGGATTTGGTGGCTGTAGTCGAGCTCTCACAAGACCTTgctgtttttttttcatttacagGAATCCTGCTTAGCAAACTGCAACAGTTATGACAGTTGGGTAAATTGTTATGTTAACAATTATGACATCTGCAATGTTTTATAAGAGCAACTAATTTAATAAAATCACTATTGTGAGGACTGAGAGCCTTGGTCTGGTTGTACTTCCACCATGGACTAGACTTACTGCTGCAGTGGGGTTAAAACACAGCAGGGTATTCACCAGAGATTGCAAGATTTTGTGCCACCTTAAGACTTAACAGTTTTTATGAAACACAGTCCACAGTCTTTGTGGCCGATGCAAGAGAAGTTCTCCAGCAACTCCCCAGTCCCACGAGAGCTACCCTTTGAGGGTATCCAGGTGGATGGTGCGTTGAACAGGGAGGTATGCAGGGTTGTTGCAGCAGCTGTGCTCTCCTACAGCAATGTGTATATTCTATTTATCACCCCCCCCCTTCACTTATGGTGAGTTCCATCTGGAGATGGCTCTTTGGAGAACAGCCAGGCAGGCTTGCTGTAGATAAGGTGCATGCTGGGGCAGAGAAAAGGTCCCACCCAGTTACAGGATGAAGtatcctgtctccttggccctcatccagcaggcttctTAAATTCTTGGGGCAGgatcaggaaaatt encodes the following:
- the EIF3J gene encoding eukaryotic translation initiation factor 3 subunit J; this encodes MPRATSSVCPLRAPDWPKRASKMAAEADSWDADTFEAEAEADPLAGRLLPTPAVGAADRWAGEDEDDDVKDNWDDEEEEEEKEAEVKTEPKVSEKKKIAEKIKEREKLQKKKQEEIKKRLEESEESNELAPEEQLADKLRLQKLQEEADLELAKETFGVNNTFGIDAMNPSSKDDFTEFGKLLKEKITQYEKSLYYAGFLETLVRDVCISLEVDDLKKVTNSLTVLCSEKQKQEKQSKAKKKKKGVVPGGGLKATMKDDLADYGGYDGGYVQDFEDFM